One window of the Shewanella cyperi genome contains the following:
- a CDS encoding amidohydrolase family protein: MNKLNAKTLLWLLPAVISLPLSAKTLLQAPLTRLTAITGATLHLSATETLTNATLVIEGNHIKEIIKDGQIPENALVIDLSGYEVYPGFIDPFAEYGIGYEYPKDERERPVYEIKRVGGNADNGAIHAQMQWVDYIEPNKGAADKWTNNGFTSVQTAKLDGIFRGRAAVVSLADKNPSELIYRSQGQQFIAFDKGSSKQDYPRSLMGAMALIRQTFSDVRWYQENKTKLAEQAVISGLEFNSALDALGNLEQQTFLFDTRDLNSQLRAARLLSEQKLKGTLLGNGQEYARLDELKAQSFGLILPLNFPKAPEVADPLVEREVSLAELRHWERAPANPALVANSKLPFAFTQYGISKAEDFWPRLRQAIAHGLSETDALAALTSSAAELAGIDDIAGRLAPGYMADLVVSRGDLFKDGKIVSVWLQGDEQELSPRDTLSGQYRLQLDELELTLELETEPKLKGSLSSGETSIELQEPKLVDGRLIFSADLSAAGMTGLSRFSLVFDKDGVSGRMTDAKGQAQPLAGTAAAAEDLTTADNKNQPPKEQAKPAEPLIGKLTQPNVAFGLEQLPKAERLHIRHATIWTSEAEGILEDADLLLADGKIERIGKQLSTPSGYRVIDASGKHLTAGIVDEHSHIAINGGTNEDSEAITAEVRIGDILNPDEIALYRGLSGGVTTAQLLHGSANPIGGQSQLIKLRWGENAEALKFKGAPASIKFALGENVKQSNWGDKFTSRFPQSRMGVESAIADAFDAARHYESELAQYERLRSSDKKRTLSPRPSTRLDAVLEVLKQQRDVHIHSYVQSEILMFLRLAETYKFKIKAFTHVLEGYKLADELAAHGAGASTFSDWWAYKFEVYDAIPQNACLMTQKGVVTSINSDSFETQRRLNQEAAKSMMYCGMSAEEAWKMVTINPAKQLGVEDKVGSIKVGKSADLVLWDNNPLSVYARTEAVWVDGKRYFDRETDATIARAQDEERAALVQKILSADAKRTAGETPKDNNEPQWHCDTHYQAFGTHAGQTFEGAL; the protein is encoded by the coding sequence ATGAACAAGTTGAATGCCAAAACCCTTTTGTGGCTGTTGCCGGCAGTGATCTCTCTGCCCTTATCGGCCAAGACCTTACTCCAAGCTCCCCTCACCCGCCTGACCGCCATTACCGGAGCCACACTGCATTTATCGGCCACCGAAACCCTGACCAATGCCACCCTGGTCATTGAAGGCAATCATATTAAAGAGATCATTAAAGACGGTCAGATACCGGAAAATGCCCTGGTGATAGACTTAAGTGGCTATGAGGTATATCCGGGCTTTATTGATCCCTTTGCCGAATATGGTATTGGCTACGAGTATCCCAAAGATGAGCGGGAAAGACCTGTCTATGAAATAAAACGCGTTGGTGGCAATGCTGACAACGGTGCTATTCATGCCCAGATGCAATGGGTGGATTATATCGAGCCCAATAAAGGTGCCGCGGATAAATGGACCAATAACGGTTTTACCAGTGTGCAGACGGCAAAACTTGATGGCATTTTCCGTGGTCGCGCCGCCGTGGTATCCCTGGCCGATAAAAATCCTTCTGAGCTTATCTATCGCTCTCAGGGACAGCAATTTATCGCCTTCGATAAAGGCAGCTCAAAACAGGATTATCCCCGCTCTTTAATGGGGGCCATGGCCCTGATAAGACAAACCTTCAGCGATGTCCGTTGGTATCAGGAAAATAAAACCAAGTTGGCAGAGCAGGCGGTTATTTCCGGTCTGGAATTCAACAGTGCCCTGGATGCCCTGGGCAATCTGGAACAACAAACATTTCTGTTTGATACCCGTGATTTGAACAGCCAATTGCGGGCGGCCCGACTCTTGTCCGAGCAGAAGCTCAAGGGCACCCTGCTGGGCAACGGCCAAGAGTATGCCAGATTGGATGAACTCAAGGCCCAGTCCTTTGGGCTGATATTGCCGCTCAACTTCCCCAAGGCTCCCGAGGTTGCCGATCCCCTGGTTGAGCGTGAGGTATCCCTTGCCGAACTGCGGCATTGGGAGCGGGCGCCGGCCAACCCGGCACTGGTGGCCAACAGCAAATTACCCTTTGCCTTTACCCAATATGGCATCAGTAAAGCGGAAGACTTCTGGCCCAGACTACGCCAGGCCATTGCCCATGGACTGAGTGAGACCGACGCTCTGGCGGCCCTTACCAGCAGTGCCGCAGAATTGGCCGGCATTGACGACATTGCCGGTCGCCTGGCCCCCGGCTACATGGCCGACTTGGTGGTCAGCCGCGGCGATCTGTTCAAAGACGGTAAAATAGTGAGCGTCTGGCTGCAGGGCGATGAGCAGGAATTGAGCCCCAGGGACACACTGTCCGGCCAATATCGACTGCAGCTGGATGAACTGGAATTAACACTTGAGCTGGAAACCGAGCCCAAACTCAAGGGCAGCCTCAGCAGTGGCGAAACCAGCATTGAGTTGCAGGAACCCAAGTTGGTCGACGGCCGCTTGATCTTCAGCGCCGATCTCTCTGCCGCCGGAATGACAGGCCTGAGTCGCTTCAGTCTGGTATTCGATAAGGATGGTGTTTCGGGCCGGATGACTGATGCCAAAGGGCAAGCGCAGCCTCTAGCAGGTACAGCCGCCGCAGCGGAGGACCTGACTACAGCGGACAATAAAAATCAGCCACCCAAGGAGCAGGCCAAACCCGCCGAGCCCCTGATTGGCAAACTCACCCAACCCAATGTGGCCTTTGGTCTGGAGCAACTGCCCAAGGCCGAACGACTGCATATCCGCCACGCCACCATCTGGACCTCGGAAGCCGAGGGCATACTGGAGGACGCCGATCTGCTGCTGGCCGATGGCAAGATAGAGCGCATCGGCAAGCAACTGTCGACTCCCAGCGGTTATCGCGTAATAGATGCCAGTGGCAAACACCTCACGGCGGGTATAGTCGATGAGCACAGCCATATCGCCATCAACGGCGGCACCAACGAGGACTCGGAGGCCATCACCGCCGAAGTGCGCATTGGCGACATACTCAATCCGGATGAAATTGCCCTTTACCGCGGTCTGTCCGGCGGGGTGACCACGGCACAACTGCTGCACGGCAGCGCCAACCCCATAGGCGGTCAATCCCAGCTGATTAAACTCAGGTGGGGTGAAAATGCCGAAGCACTCAAATTCAAGGGCGCTCCGGCCAGCATCAAATTTGCCCTGGGTGAAAACGTCAAACAGAGCAACTGGGGCGACAAATTCACCAGCCGCTTTCCCCAGAGTCGCATGGGGGTGGAATCCGCCATAGCCGATGCCTTTGATGCCGCCAGACATTACGAGAGTGAATTGGCCCAGTATGAGAGGCTGCGCAGCTCAGACAAAAAACGCACCCTGAGCCCCCGCCCCAGCACCCGTCTGGATGCCGTGCTTGAGGTACTCAAGCAGCAGCGGGATGTGCACATTCACTCCTATGTGCAATCTGAAATCCTGATGTTCCTGCGCCTGGCCGAAACCTACAAATTCAAGATCAAGGCCTTCACCCACGTGCTCGAAGGTTACAAGCTGGCGGATGAACTGGCGGCCCATGGTGCCGGCGCCTCCACCTTCTCCGACTGGTGGGCCTACAAGTTTGAGGTCTATGACGCCATTCCCCAAAATGCCTGCCTGATGACGCAAAAGGGGGTAGTCACCAGCATCAACTCCGACAGCTTTGAAACCCAGCGCCGCCTGAATCAGGAGGCCGCCAAGTCCATGATGTATTGCGGCATGAGCGCCGAGGAAGCCTGGAAGATGGTTACCATCAACCCGGCCAAGCAACTGGGGGTTGAGGACAAGGTGGGCTCCATCAAGGTGGGTAAATCCGCGGATCTGGTGCTGTGGGACAATAACCCGCTGTCCGTCTATGCCCGCACCGAAGCCGTCTGGGTCGATGGCAAGCGCTACTTTGATCGCGAGACCGATGCCACCATCGCCCGCGCCCAGGACGAAGAGCGCGCGGCCTTGGTGCAGAAAATTCTCAGCGCCGATGCCAAACGCACCGCCGGTGAAACGCCCAAGGACAATAACGAGCCCCAGTGGCATTGTGATACCCATTACCAGGCCTTTGGCACCCATGCCGGCCAGACTTTCGAGGGAGCCCTGTAA
- a CDS encoding H-NS histone family protein produces MSEFLEILTHGRRFKAAVKDLSVADLRDVAAKLEKVIADREAEAEEELKANAERIAKIEEIRKQMAEIGLSVDDLGVTGVAKPAGKKRAPRPAKYQIEVNGETVTWTGQGRMPTVFKNEMDKGRSMDDFLI; encoded by the coding sequence ATGAGCGAATTTCTGGAAATATTGACTCATGGTCGCCGTTTTAAAGCCGCTGTAAAAGATTTGTCAGTTGCCGATCTCCGTGATGTTGCAGCCAAGTTGGAAAAAGTGATTGCTGATCGCGAAGCCGAAGCCGAAGAAGAATTGAAGGCCAATGCCGAGCGCATCGCCAAGATTGAAGAAATTCGCAAGCAAATGGCTGAAATCGGTTTGTCTGTAGATGATCTGGGCGTAACCGGTGTAGCCAAGCCTGCCGGTAAAAAGCGTGCACCACGCCCTGCCAAATACCAAATTGAAGTCAATGGCGAGACAGTGACCTGGACTGGTCAAGGCCGCATGCCAACCGTATTCAAGAATGAAATGGACAAGGGTCGTTCAATGGATGATTTCCTCATCTAA
- a CDS encoding electron transfer flavoprotein subunit beta/FixA family protein, which produces MKVLVPVKRVVDANVKVRVKADNTNVDTANLKMAINPFCEIAVEEAVRLKEAGVVSEIVVVSVGSKAVQEQMRTAMALGADRGIQVEAEDELAPISIAKLLKAVQDKEQAQLILMGKQSIDGDNNQTGQMLAALMDAPQATFASKLQVEGNTLLVTREVDGGLQTLKLPMPAVITTDLRLNEPRYAKLPDIMKAKRKPLDTVTAADLGVTLKSHQNLVSVNAPAARQAGIMVASVEELVEKLKNEAKVI; this is translated from the coding sequence ATGAAAGTATTGGTGCCTGTAAAGCGCGTGGTCGATGCCAATGTCAAGGTCAGGGTCAAAGCCGACAACACAAATGTTGATACGGCCAACCTCAAGATGGCTATCAACCCCTTTTGTGAAATCGCCGTTGAAGAGGCTGTGCGCCTGAAAGAAGCCGGTGTGGTCAGTGAAATCGTGGTGGTCAGCGTCGGCAGCAAGGCTGTTCAGGAACAGATGCGCACCGCCATGGCACTGGGTGCCGATCGCGGCATTCAGGTTGAAGCAGAAGATGAATTGGCACCTATCTCCATTGCCAAGCTGCTGAAGGCCGTACAGGACAAGGAACAGGCACAATTGATCCTCATGGGCAAGCAGTCCATCGACGGTGACAACAACCAGACCGGTCAGATGCTGGCCGCGCTGATGGATGCTCCCCAGGCGACCTTCGCTTCCAAGCTGCAGGTGGAAGGCAATACCCTGCTGGTGACCCGTGAAGTGGACGGCGGTTTGCAAACCCTGAAGCTGCCGATGCCAGCTGTAATTACCACAGACTTGCGTCTGAACGAGCCCCGTTATGCCAAGCTGCCCGATATCATGAAGGCCAAACGCAAGCCCCTGGACACTGTGACCGCGGCCGATTTGGGCGTGACCCTGAAGTCACACCAGAATCTGGTAAGCGTCAATGCACCTGCGGCCCGTCAGGCCGGCATCATGGTTGCCTCGGTTGAGGAACTGGTGGAAAAACTGAAAAACGAAGCGAAGGTGATCTAA
- a CDS encoding electron transfer flavoprotein subunit alpha/FixB family protein produces MAILVVAEHDNASLKLDTAKVVTAAKAIGGDVHLLVAGANCAAVADAAAAIDGVSKVLLADNAVYAAHLADNMAALVLSLAGDYSHILAPASSMGKDMLPRVAALLDVAQLSEVVQIKDANTFVRPIYAGNAMATVTSLDDKKVMTVRASAFDAAASGAPAPVAKLDQVFESKTSFVSQELSVSERPELGNAGVIVSGGRGMGSGENFALLEQLADKLGAAVGASRAAVDAGFVPNDLQVGQTGKIVAPQLYIAVGISGAIQHLAGMKDSKVIVAINKDPEAPIFQVADYGLAADLFEAVPKLIELL; encoded by the coding sequence ATGGCCATTTTAGTAGTTGCAGAACATGATAATGCCAGTCTGAAACTGGATACCGCCAAGGTAGTGACTGCGGCCAAGGCCATTGGTGGCGACGTACACCTGCTGGTGGCCGGTGCCAACTGCGCCGCCGTCGCCGATGCTGCCGCCGCCATTGACGGCGTGTCCAAGGTCCTGCTGGCCGATAATGCCGTTTATGCAGCCCATCTGGCCGACAATATGGCGGCCCTGGTGTTGTCGCTGGCCGGCGATTACAGCCATATTCTTGCTCCTGCCAGCAGCATGGGCAAAGACATGTTGCCACGGGTCGCGGCTCTGCTGGATGTGGCTCAATTGTCCGAAGTGGTTCAAATCAAAGACGCCAACACCTTCGTGCGCCCCATCTATGCCGGTAACGCCATGGCCACTGTCACCAGTCTGGATGACAAGAAAGTCATGACAGTCCGTGCCAGCGCCTTTGATGCGGCTGCCAGCGGCGCACCTGCACCGGTCGCCAAGTTGGATCAGGTATTTGAGTCCAAGACCAGCTTCGTCTCCCAGGAGTTGTCTGTATCCGAGCGTCCCGAGCTTGGCAACGCCGGTGTGATAGTGTCCGGTGGCCGTGGCATGGGCAGCGGTGAAAACTTCGCCCTGCTTGAGCAACTGGCCGACAAACTGGGTGCCGCTGTGGGCGCATCCCGCGCCGCAGTGGACGCAGGCTTTGTGCCCAACGATCTGCAGGTGGGCCAGACCGGTAAGATAGTGGCGCCACAATTGTATATCGCTGTCGGTATCTCAGGTGCCATCCAGCACCTGGCCGGTATGAAAGACTCCAAGGTGATTGTTGCCATTAACAAAGATCCCGAAGCGCCCATCTTCCAGGTGGCAGACTACGGTCTGGCGGCGGATCTGTTCGAGGCAGTCCCCAAGCTGATTGAGTTGCTTTAA
- a CDS encoding Na+/H+ antiporter NhaC family protein, whose translation MNVMSYAESVLSLLPPVVAIVLAILTRRVLVSLGLGIVAGILLLSDFSPLDACLLLGERVVALVWSDGAPNSWNLYILGFLVLLGMITALISASGAARAFADWARGRIRNKRDAQLLTLFLGCVVFIDDYFNSLVVGSIARPLTDRYYVSRAKLAYLLDSTAAPVCVISPVSSWGAYIIALIGGILASHGVSDTGHLAVFIQLIPMNFYAIFALAMLLCVVLFGLDVGAMRRHEQYAQRGNLYDETKGVPPGSNVELPEEGSGKVAGLFVPIGVLVLATVSFMIGSGAMALADAGLPFSLIGAFEKTDVGASLFFGALLGLSATLALVLWQGMAPRLVKRASVQGARSMVPALYILLFAWTIAGIIGELGTGKYMASLAGGNLPFALLPALMFVLAGLTAFATGTSWGTFGIMLPIAADMAMGSHSAMMLPMLASVLAGAVFGDHCSPISDTTILSSTGASCHHIDHVLTQLPYALIVAFISLVGYTVMGVTESVWAGFGVASLTFVLAVLWLKHKSGARD comes from the coding sequence ATGAATGTAATGAGTTACGCCGAATCGGTGCTGTCTCTGCTGCCACCTGTGGTGGCAATCGTGTTGGCCATTTTGACCCGCAGGGTGCTGGTGTCCCTTGGGTTGGGTATTGTGGCCGGGATCCTGCTGCTGAGTGACTTTTCTCCCCTTGATGCCTGCCTGCTGCTGGGTGAACGGGTGGTTGCCCTGGTGTGGAGCGATGGTGCCCCCAACAGCTGGAACCTGTACATTCTGGGATTTCTGGTGCTGCTTGGGATGATCACCGCCCTTATCAGCGCCAGTGGCGCGGCCCGGGCCTTTGCCGACTGGGCCAGGGGACGGATCCGCAATAAGCGCGATGCCCAATTGCTGACCCTGTTTCTGGGCTGTGTGGTCTTTATCGACGACTATTTCAACAGCCTGGTGGTGGGCTCCATCGCCCGGCCCCTGACCGACAGGTATTATGTGTCCCGGGCCAAGCTGGCTTATTTGCTGGACTCCACCGCCGCCCCCGTGTGTGTGATTTCCCCTGTATCCAGTTGGGGCGCCTATATCATCGCCCTGATAGGTGGCATTCTGGCATCCCATGGCGTCAGCGACACAGGTCATTTGGCGGTATTTATCCAACTGATCCCGATGAACTTCTATGCCATTTTTGCCCTGGCAATGCTGCTGTGCGTGGTGCTGTTCGGTCTGGATGTGGGGGCCATGCGCCGGCATGAGCAATATGCCCAGCGTGGCAACCTTTATGATGAAACCAAGGGCGTGCCTCCGGGCAGCAATGTTGAGTTGCCGGAAGAGGGCAGCGGTAAGGTCGCCGGCTTGTTTGTGCCCATAGGCGTGCTGGTGCTGGCGACGGTCAGCTTTATGATCGGCAGCGGCGCCATGGCGCTGGCCGACGCCGGCCTGCCTTTTTCCCTGATTGGCGCCTTTGAGAAAACGGATGTGGGCGCATCGCTGTTTTTCGGGGCGCTGTTGGGGCTCAGCGCCACCCTGGCACTGGTGCTGTGGCAGGGCATGGCTCCTCGGTTGGTCAAGCGAGCCTCGGTACAAGGGGCTCGCTCCATGGTCCCGGCGCTGTATATCTTGCTGTTTGCCTGGACCATAGCGGGCATCATAGGAGAACTGGGCACGGGTAAATACATGGCCAGTCTGGCCGGTGGCAATCTGCCATTTGCCCTGCTGCCGGCGCTGATGTTTGTGCTGGCCGGCCTGACGGCGTTCGCCACCGGCACCAGCTGGGGCACCTTTGGCATCATGCTTCCCATAGCTGCCGATATGGCCATGGGCAGTCACAGTGCCATGATGCTGCCCATGCTGGCTTCGGTGCTGGCCGGCGCCGTGTTTGGCGATCACTGTTCACCTATTTCCGACACCACGATTTTGTCCTCCACCGGCGCCAGCTGCCATCACATAGATCATGTGCTGACCCAGCTGCCATATGCCCTTATTGTCGCCTTCATCAGCCTGGTGGGGTATACGGTGATGGGTGTGACCGAGTCCGTGTGGGCCGGTTTCGGTGTCGCCTCCCTGACCTTCGTGTTGGCGGTGCTGTGGCTGAAACACAAGTCCGGCGCCCGCGACTGA
- a CDS encoding thymidine kinase — MAQLYFYYSAMNAGKSTSLLQSSYNYRERGMNTLVMTASIDDRYGLGKVASRIGIQSDAQVFGANDNLLDMIATAHAATPLHCVLIDESQFLAKDQVRQLTAVVDKLDIPVLCYGLRTDFQGELFSGSQYLLAWADKLVELKTICYCGRKANMVVRRDSQGNPVREGAQVAIGGNESYESVCRKHFQELVWD; from the coding sequence TTGGCACAGCTCTATTTTTATTACTCGGCCATGAACGCCGGTAAATCCACCTCTTTGCTGCAATCTTCCTATAACTACCGCGAACGGGGGATGAACACCCTGGTGATGACCGCGTCCATCGATGACAGGTATGGCCTGGGCAAGGTGGCGTCGCGTATCGGTATTCAATCGGACGCCCAGGTATTTGGTGCCAATGACAACCTGCTCGACATGATAGCCACGGCCCACGCAGCGACCCCTTTGCACTGTGTGCTTATCGATGAGAGCCAGTTCCTCGCCAAGGATCAGGTGCGCCAGTTGACGGCCGTGGTGGATAAACTGGATATTCCCGTGCTCTGTTATGGTCTGCGTACCGATTTCCAGGGTGAGTTGTTCAGCGGCAGCCAGTATTTGCTGGCCTGGGCCGACAAGCTGGTGGAGCTCAAGACCATTTGTTACTGCGGTCGCAAGGCCAATATGGTGGTGCGCCGCGATAGCCAGGGCAATCCGGTGCGCGAAGGGGCTCAGGTCGCCATTGGCGGCAATGAAAGCTACGAGTCCGTGTGCCGTAAACACTTCCAGGAATTGGTATGGGATTGA
- a CDS encoding GNAT family N-acetyltransferase, protein MGLIRTATEQDATAVQSLLAQLGYQHPLDAVVELLKRSEKDDNSLCLLAFDGDRPVGLMSLLFFFYFPAAALQCRITALVTDEHCRGQGVGKALLQKAQELAKGRGCKALELTTSLSRTQAQAWYEAQGMSRTSYRYCISL, encoded by the coding sequence ATGGGATTGATCCGTACTGCCACGGAGCAAGACGCCACGGCGGTACAGTCACTGCTGGCGCAGCTGGGTTATCAACACCCGCTGGATGCCGTGGTTGAGCTGCTCAAACGCAGCGAAAAGGATGACAACAGCCTGTGCCTGCTGGCCTTTGACGGCGACAGGCCAGTGGGGCTGATGAGCCTGCTGTTTTTCTTTTATTTTCCGGCCGCAGCCCTGCAGTGCCGGATCACGGCCCTGGTGACCGACGAGCATTGCCGCGGGCAGGGCGTCGGCAAAGCCTTGTTGCAAAAGGCGCAGGAACTGGCCAAAGGCCGCGGCTGCAAGGCGCTGGAACTGACCACCTCGCTGTCACGCACCCAGGCCCAGGCCTGGTATGAGGCCCAGGGTATGAGCCGCACTTCTTATCGCTACTGCATTTCGCTATAA
- a CDS encoding Crp/Fnr family transcriptional regulator, with product MITDAAIKNAVHSHHLFAALGQGELEQLLGSAARIQLAPQETLFRQGDVAKRFYLVIQGHLQLYRTSLQGQDKVIEVVREGRTFAEALMFSQQASYPVSAQAVSECILVSFDSEIYLGLLKRNADACIAIMAAMSVRLRKDLNEVELLSVQNAQSRLLLFLMRNLKRTGDNQGVVELDIPKRVLASRLSIQPETFSRLMKKMLTEGLIRECRSAIHIDDIGQLYASANIPLEDAQLQATAMPCERINILTLSN from the coding sequence ATGATTACCGATGCCGCCATCAAAAATGCCGTACACAGCCATCACCTGTTTGCCGCCCTGGGTCAGGGTGAGCTGGAGCAGTTGCTCGGCAGCGCTGCCCGCATTCAGCTTGCGCCCCAGGAAACCCTGTTTCGCCAGGGGGATGTTGCCAAACGTTTTTATCTGGTGATCCAGGGACACCTGCAATTGTACCGCACCAGCTTGCAGGGCCAGGACAAGGTCATTGAAGTGGTCCGCGAGGGCCGCACCTTTGCCGAGGCGCTGATGTTTTCCCAGCAGGCCAGCTATCCCGTGTCGGCCCAGGCTGTGTCCGAATGTATTCTGGTCAGCTTTGACAGTGAAATCTACCTGGGGCTGCTCAAGCGCAACGCCGATGCCTGCATCGCCATCATGGCCGCCATGAGCGTCCGGCTGCGTAAAGATCTCAACGAAGTGGAACTCTTGTCGGTGCAAAACGCCCAGTCACGGCTGCTGCTGTTTCTGATGCGCAACCTGAAACGCACCGGCGATAATCAGGGCGTGGTGGAGCTGGATATTCCCAAGCGGGTGCTGGCGTCGAGGCTGTCGATTCAACCGGAAACCTTTTCCCGATTGATGAAGAAAATGCTCACCGAGGGGCTTATCCGCGAGTGCCGCAGCGCCATACATATCGATGACATAGGCCAGCTGTATGCCAGCGCCAATATCCCCTTGGAAGACGCGCAGCTGCAGGCCACAGCCATGCCCTGCGAACGGATAAATATCCTCACCCTCAGCAACTGA
- a CDS encoding copper chaperone PCu(A)C — MQQLKMKSALATLLLMSFGSFAGDLMVHDAWIRAMPPTSRVVPLYLTLHNGGDKELVLNSIASPRGEIALHQTVQEGEMMKMLPVDSIRIPAHGMVKLEPQGLHAMMSDFNAGVPEQGEEVSLQLTLADGETLQAKARVTQFGGKGQDSANAEQGMHDHSMHH; from the coding sequence ATGCAACAGCTTAAAATGAAATCCGCCTTGGCCACCCTGCTGCTGATGTCCTTCGGCAGCTTTGCCGGCGACCTGATGGTCCATGACGCCTGGATCCGCGCCATGCCGCCAACATCGAGGGTGGTTCCCCTGTACCTGACACTGCACAACGGCGGTGACAAGGAGCTGGTACTGAACAGCATTGCCAGTCCCAGGGGCGAGATAGCCCTGCACCAGACGGTGCAGGAAGGCGAAATGATGAAAATGCTGCCGGTGGACAGCATACGCATACCGGCCCATGGCATGGTCAAACTGGAACCCCAGGGGCTGCACGCCATGATGTCCGACTTCAATGCCGGTGTGCCCGAGCAAGGTGAAGAGGTGTCTTTGCAGCTTACCCTGGCGGACGGTGAAACGCTCCAGGCCAAAGCCAGGGTCACCCAGTTCGGCGGCAAGGGGCAGGACAGCGCCAACGCCGAACAGGGGATGCACGATCACAGCATGCACCATTGA
- a CDS encoding SCO family protein translates to MLSHLSFRPLRSQFSRRLLSALSLSLGLSLALPAFADMPILKGIGGDFSLQSSRGGEVRLSDFKDKVVLMFFGYTNCADICPTTMAHISQLMKQLEPGQREQVQVLFVSIDSDYDTPTHLNKYLSYFDPSFIGLVDSREKIDEVAGLYHADYIKLSDEKVTTEYKKLSLEDKSQPAKKGFLYSHSAKIFVIDGRGRVRGFFYTGTALDEMRSQIASLLG, encoded by the coding sequence ATGCTGTCACACCTGTCCTTTCGCCCACTGCGCAGCCAATTTTCCCGCCGCCTGTTGTCGGCCCTGTCCCTGTCGCTGGGACTGAGCCTGGCCCTGCCCGCCTTTGCCGATATGCCGATTCTCAAGGGCATAGGCGGTGATTTCAGCCTGCAGAGCAGTCGCGGCGGTGAGGTACGGCTGTCGGACTTCAAAGATAAGGTGGTGCTGATGTTTTTCGGCTACACCAATTGCGCCGACATTTGCCCCACCACCATGGCCCATATCAGCCAGTTGATGAAGCAGCTGGAACCCGGACAAAGGGAGCAGGTGCAGGTGCTGTTTGTCAGTATCGACAGCGACTATGACACCCCTACCCACCTGAATAAATATCTGAGCTATTTTGACCCCAGCTTTATCGGTTTGGTGGACAGTCGCGAAAAAATCGATGAGGTGGCCGGGCTTTACCATGCCGACTACATCAAGTTGTCCGATGAAAAGGTCACCACCGAATACAAGAAGCTCAGTCTGGAAGACAAGAGTCAACCGGCCAAGAAGGGCTTCCTCTATTCCCACAGCGCCAAAATTTTTGTTATCGATGGCCGTGGCCGGGTACGGGGTTTCTTTTACACCGGCACAGCGCTCGATGAAATGCGCAGTCAAATTGCCAGCCTGCTGGGCTGA